The segment GTTTGTAATTCCATTGGCTGGGCTGCCCTCTTCGTTCTCTTCCTAGGACGACCAGGGAATATATTTTTGACCAGGTATAGGTGAAAGAACACTTCAAACACAGTGATGGTTAATGCGGCGATGGCAGATGGCAAGAGGAATCCTGCACTTAAATTGGTCAGGATATGCACTATAAATGCTATAGTAGCAAAGTTAAATACAAAGTCAAAGACAGCAGCAAATGTATAATTGGTTCGAGGTAATACCATATTATCCCCCACAAAATAAGAAACACTGACAAGTATCACAGTCGTCAAGAGAATAT is part of the Sutcliffiella sp. FSL R7-0096 genome and harbors:
- a CDS encoding DUF2512 family protein, translating into MKHFMPILIKFIVSFLTLSFFLNQFAAISFLDILLTTVILVSVSYFVGDNMVLPRTNYTFAAVFDFVFNFATIAFIVHILTNLSAGFLLPSAIAALTITVFEVFFHLYLVKNIFPGRPRKRTKRAAQPMELQTEFSDELTIHDKKNRED